CGGCCACTGGAACCATGACGGGTCGCGCAGGTGGCAGCGCTCGATCAGGCCGTCCTCGCCAATGCGCAGCCAGACCAGGATGTCGCCGCGAAAACCCTCGACCAGCGCCATGCCCTCGCGCGGCTCTTCCGGTGCAGCGATATCGACGCTGATCGGGCCGGCGGGCAGCCGCCCGAGAATCTGCTCGACCAGCGACAGGCTCTGCTCGACCTCCCGCACGCGGATCCAGACGCGCGCGTTGACGTCGCCTTCCTGCAGCACCGGCACATCGAAGGCGAGCTCGTCATAAGGCGCGTAACCCGGGCTGCGGCGCGCATCGAAATCGCGGCCCGAGGCGCGGCCGACATAGCCGCCGGCGGCATATTGCCGGGCAAGCTCGCCCTTGAGCCGGCCGGTCGCCACCGTCCGGTCCTGCAGCGAGGCGGTGTTGTCGTAGAGCTCGACCAGATGCGGGAAGCGCCGCCTGATCTCGGCGATCAGCGATCGGATGGCGTCCGTCCCCGCCTCGTCCAGATCGCTTGCCGTGCCGCCGGGCAGGATGCGGTCGCGCATCAGGCGGTGGCCGAAGGCCGCATCGGCGGCGCGCAACACGCGTTCGCGCAACACGCCGCAATGCGCGTGCATGATCGCGAAGGCGGCGTCGTTGCAGATGGCGCCGATGTCGCCGAGGTGGTTGGCCAGGCGCTCCAATTCGGCCATCAGCGCCCGCAGCCAGATCGCGCGCCCCGGCGGCGTGATGCCGAGCGCCGCCTCCACCGCGCGGGCGAAGGCGAGCGAATAGGCGACAGTGCTGTCCCCTGAAGTCCGGCCCGCGAGTTTCGCGGCACGATCGATCGATGCGCCCTGCATCAACGCTTCGATGCCCTTGTGCACATAGCCCAGCCGCTCCTCCAGCCGCACCACGGTTTCGCCGCCTGCCGTGAAGCGGAAATGCCCCGGCTCGATGATGCCGGCATGCACCGGCCCGACAGGAATCTGATGGAGGCTCTCGCCCTCGGCCGCCAGGAACCGGTAGGACGACGCGGCCGCCGGCCCGCCGGGCCGCGCCGCCAGCGGGTGGCTGATGCCCCACTGTCCATGGTCGAGCCAGCGGCGGGTATCGGGCAGGCCTTGCGGCGCCAGCCCGAAAAGATCCGCTGCGGCGCGTTCCAGCCGGAGCGCCGGTGGATGGAGCTGGCCGACCGACGGGTAACGGCCGCCACGGCAATCCAGGCTGATCACGCCGATGGTCTGCGCCTCGTCGAGAAGCGCCATGTGCACCTTGTCAGGCTCCCCCCACAGGCCGAGCAGGCTCCAGCGTCCGGCGACGAGCTGCTCGACGGCGAGGTTCCAGGCCTTCGGAGCGACGACGCCGCGCCGCCAGGGCGCGTGATGTTCGACCTGGCGGTCGGCCTCGATGAGATCGGCGAGCGCGGGCATGTTTTTCCTCACCATGCGCCTACCCCAGGATGCCGGCGACATGCTGGAACCACGCCACCAGCGGCGCCGGCAGATAGATGCCGGCGGCAAACACCAAGGCGAGGTGCGAATACATCGGCACATAGGACGCCTCGACAGGCGCCATGCCGCCGCGCGGCTCGCCGAAGGCGACGCCGGTCAGCCGCAGCAGCAGCGCGCCGAAGGCGATGAGCAGCCCGAACACCAGCGGGACCGCCAGCCACGGATGCCTGGCGAAAGTCGAGCTGACGACTAGGAATTCGCTCATGAAGATGCCGAGCGGCGGCAGGCCGGCAATGGCCACGACGCCGATGACCAGCGCCCAGCCAAGTCCGGGATGGCTTTCGGTCAGCCCCCTGATCTCGGAGATCTTCTGCGTGCCCTTGACCTGCGCGATATGGCCGACGGCGAAGAAGATCGCCGATTTGGTCAGGCTGTGCATGACCATGTGCAGCAGGCCGGCGAAATTGGCGAGCGGGCCGCCCATGCCGAAGGCAAAGACGATGATGCCCATATGCTCGATCGAGGAATAGGCGAACAGGCGTTTGATGTCGCGGCGGCGGTAGAGCATGAAGGCCGCGAAGATCAGCGAGGTCAGTCCCATCGTGACCATCAGCGGCCCGGGCCCGATCGCCTGCGGGCTCGCCGCGAGCAACAGCTTGAAGCGCAGCACGGCATAGAGCGCGACATTGAGCAGCAGGCCCGACAGCACCGCCGAGATCGGCGTCGGGCCCTCGGCATGGGCGTCGGGCAGCCAGGCATGCAAGGGGGCAAGGCCGACCTTGGTGCCGTAACCGAGCAGCAGGAAGATGAAGGCGACGCTGAGCAGCGCTGGATCGAAACGCGCCGCCTTTTCGATCAGCACCGACCAGACCATGGCGTTGGTGCCTTCGCCGACGACCGGCTGCGCAGCCATGTAGACGAGGATCGTTCCGAACAGCGCGAGCGCGATGCCGACGCTGCCGAGGATGAAATATTTCCACGCCGCTTCCAGCGCCTCATGCGTGCGGTAGATGCCGACCATCAGCACGGTGGTCAGCGTGGCGAGCTCCACCGCGACCCACATCAGGCCGATATTGTTCGACACGAAGGCCAAGTTCATGCCGAACATCATGATCTGGTACATCGCGTGGTAGAAGCGCAGGTTCGGCGCGGTCAGCCGGCCGGTTTCCAGCTCATGCGCGATGTAGGACGCGCTGAACACGCTGGTGGTGAAGCCGACGAATGTGTTGAGCACGATGAAGACGATGTTGAGGTCGTCGACCAGGAGGTATTGTCCCGGCGCTGGCCGTTCCGTGACGAACAGCGACAGCGCCGCGAGCAAGGTGAGCAGGCTGGCGATGACATTGACGGTCGCCGTCATGCGGTAGTTCGGCATTGCCGCCAGGATGGCCGCGGCACCCGCCGGGATAAAAAGGATCGCGGCCACGGCGTCGAAGGAAAACCCGCTCACCGGCGTTCTCCCCGGTAGTCGTCGAGCGCGCCGATATCGACCGAATCGAACCGTTCCCGGATGCGGAACAGGAAGACGCCGATGACGATGAAGGCGATCAGGATTGAGAAGGCGACGCTGATCTCGACCACCAGCGGCATGCCCTTGGCGCCGGTGGCGGCCAGCACCAGGCCGTTCTCCAGCGACATGAAGCCGACGACCTGGCTGACGGCGTTGCGCCTTGTGACCATAACCAGCAGGCCGAGCAGGATGATCGACAGCGCGAAGGCGAGATCCTCGCGGGCGAGCGGATCGGCCTCGGGCGTCACCCGCAGCATCAGCACCATGGAGAGCGTCACTAGCCCGATGCCGGCGAGCATGGTCGGGCCGATGCCGACCGCGGTCTCGATGTCGCGGTGGATGCCGAGCCGCTGGATGATGCGATGCAGCCCGACGGGAATGACGATCGCCTTGAAGACCAACGCGATTGCCGCCGTGATGTAGAGATGATGCGCGTCCTGGATGTAAGCCTGCCAGGCTACCGAAAGCGCCAGCACTACGGCATGCAGCGCAAAGACATTGATCAGCGCGAACAGCCGGTCCTGGTAGAGCATCATGAAGGAGATCAGCACCAGGCTGCCGGCGAGCAGATGGGCGATGTCGAAGGTGAGACCGTTCATCACAGGCTCCGCGAGACGAACAGCAACAGCGTGCCGAGCAGCGCCAGCATCAGCGCCGCGCCCAGGAAGTCCGGCACGCGGAAGACGCGCATCTTGGCGACCGCCGTCTCGAACACGGCAAGCAGGATGGCGAGCACCGTGAGCTTGCAGAGATAGGCGGCCGCGCCGATGGCCAGCGATTTCGGCCCGGTCCCGCCGCTGTCCAGCCCCCAGGGCAGGAAGACGCAGGCGATCAGCGACATATAGAGCAGCAGCTTGAGGAAGGTGGCGAGCTCGATCATCGCCAGATGGCGGCCGGAATATTCCAGGATCATCGCCTCATGCACCATGGTGAGCTCCAGATGCGTGGCCGGATTGTCGACCGGTATGCGCGCATTCTCGGCGATCGCCACCATCACGAGCGCGATCAGCGACATGCCGAGCGACACCCGCAGCCCGACTTGCGGAGAGCCCATGAAGGCGGCGACCGTCGAGAGCTGCGTGGCGCCGGCCAGCAGCGCCAGGCTGAAGACGGTGAGCAGCATCGCCGGTTCGGCCAGCGACGCGATCATCACCTCGCGGCTGGCGCCGAGGCCGCCGAAGCTGGTGCCGACATCCATCCCGGCCAGCGCCTGGAAGAAGCGCGCGCTGCCGAGCAGCGCCACGATGACGATGAGGTCGGCGGTCCAGCTGAATTCGAGGCCGGTGGCGAATGTCGGGACGAGCGCGGCCGCGACCCAGGTGGCCGCGAAGATCAGATAGGGCGTCACCCGGAACAGCCAGGACGCATTGTCCGCCAGCACGACCTCCTTGCGCATCAGCCTGACGAGATCGCGATAGGGCTGGATCAGCGAAGACCCCTGCCGCCTGACCAGCCTTGCCTTCACCTTGCGCACGAAGCCGATCAGCAGCGGCGCCAGCAAAAGCACGACCAGCATCTGCGCGCCCTGCACGGCCAGCTGCGAGATCATGGCCATAGCGCGAGCACCAGAAGCAGGATGACGAGGTAGAGGAAGACCAGCGTCAAATAGCGGCGGATGGTCAGGAACTGCAGGTGGTTCAGCCGCTCTGTGGCGAAATCGATCGCGCCGGTGATCGGCTGGTAGAAGATCTCCCAGGCCACATCGTGCATCTCCACCTTGAGTCGCGCCGGCTCCAGCGCGCCCGGCGCCGGCATGTCCACCGTCTCGCGCGAGCGGAACGCGAAGCCGTCGAAGACGCGGCGAATGGGCTGCGCGAAGCTGACGGCCGTGTATTGCGCGGCCGGCACCGCATCCGGGAAGCCGCATCCCCACGCAATGCCCCGGCGCAGCGCATGCGAGGCGAAGCGGTGGATGAAGAACGCCGCGAGCGACGCCGAGATGGTGATGAAGACAAAGACCAGCAGGCCGTTATAGGAGCTGCGGCTCTCGGCGATCGGCACGATCGACAGCCAGGGCTGCGCCATCTGAACCGGCATGCGCTCGCCGACGAGCGGAAGCGTCACCGTCGACAGGCTGTCGATGACGAAGCCTGGCAGGATGCCGGCGAGCAGGCAGAAGGCGGCAAGCACGGCCATCGCCGCCAGCGACCACCGATCGACTTCGTGCGCGCGTTCCACCGCCGCCGACCGCCCCCGGCCAAGGAAGGTGATGCCGAATGCCTTGACGAAGCAGGCCGCGGCAAGTGCGGCCGACAGCGCCAGCATGCCGCCGACCGCGGGCACGATGACCTTCAGCCCCCATTGCGGCAGCTCGGGGCTGCGCAATATGGCCTGGAAGACCAGCCATTCGGAGGCAAAGCCGTTGAAGGGCGGCAGCGCCGAGATCGAGACGCAGCCGATGAGGAAGACAAAGCTGGTCACCGGCAGGCGATGGATGAGGCCGCCCAGCTTCTCCATGTCGCGTTCGCCGGTTGCTGTCAGCACGGCGCCGGCGCCGAAGAACAGCAGACTCTTGAAGAAGGAATGGTTCAGCACGTGGAAGAGCGCCGCGGTGAAGGCCAGCGCGGCCGCCGACGGCATGCCGTTTGCCTTGAAGGCCAGCGCAAGGCCGAGGCTGGCGAAGATGACGCCGATATTCTCGATGGTGGAGTAGGCGAGCAGCCGCTTCAGGTCCTTTTCCATCAGCGCGTGCAGGATGCCCAGCACCGCCGTCACGCCGCCGATGAGAAGCACCGCGACGCCGGACCACCATGCCGGCTCGCCAAGCAGGTCGAACACCACGCGGACGAAGCCATAGATGGCGACCTTCGTCATGATGCCGCTCATCAGCGCCGAGACGTGGCTGGGTGCCGCCGGATGGGCAAGCGGCAGCCAGGCATGCAGCGGCACGAGGCCGGCCTTGGAGCCGGCGCCAAGCAGCATGAGAACCAGCACCGCGCCGGCGACGAACGGGCCGGGATGCGCCGTCCGCATCGCGTCGAACGCATAGGTTCCCGCCGGCCCGGCCAACAGGCCGAAGGCAAGCAGCAGCGCCATCGTGCCGAAGCTTGCCATCACCAGGTAGATGTAGCCGGCCCGCCGGTTGGCCTCGTCGCGGTGATGCGCCATGACCAGCGCCCAGGAGGCGAGCGACATGAATTCCCAGGACAACAGGAAGCTGAAGGCGTCGTTTGCCAGCACCACGAGGTTCATGCCGGCAAGGAAGGCGGGATAGAATGGCAGCACCCGATGCGGCTGGGATTCATGCCGGCCGTAGCCGAGGCCGTAGAGACTGGTGATCGTGCCGCCCAAATTGACGACGACGAGAAAGAACGCCGACAGGCCGTCGAGGCGGAACCGGGCGCCGGTCCAGGGCAGGCCGAGCGGCAAGGTGGCGGAGGCCTCGCCGGGGTTGCCGGCAAGATGGCCGGCAGCAGTCGCGAGCAGCACGGCTGAAATGACAAGTGTCGCGCCATAGACCAGGCGCGTCGCGGCGGCGAGCCGGCTGGCGGCCGCGGCCATTATGGCCGTTGCCAAAAACGCGGCAGGACCGCACAGCAGAAGGGCGACGGTCGAATTCACGGCTGGCTCCCGCCCGATTCGACCTGGCCGCCATCGGGTTCGGGCGCCTTGGCGGGATCGAAACCGCTCTTCAGCCGCACCCCGCGCCCGCCGCCTGGGCTCGCCGCGCCTTCCCCGATCAGTTCGATGCCGGAGATCTCGAGCGCCGCGATCAGCTTCATCAGCGAATCGACATTGCCCCGGATGATCGAGCCGCTGGCTTCCATGCGCTGGATCGTCGGCACCGATAGGCCGGACAATTCGGCAAGCCGGCGCTGATCGATGCCGAGCAGCGATCTTGCGGCGCGCAATTGCGGTGCGGTTATCACCGAGGACTCACTCGTTCAGGTTTGAGATATTAGGTCTCGGTGCTATAGCCTACATTAAAATGTTCTATCGTCAAGGATTGATGTTTAGAACATCTATGTTGATGGCGTGACAGTGTGGGCCGAAGGCGCGGCAGCCCCTGGCCAGATACGGCACCCATCTATGCAGCCGGCGTCAGAGTGCCGGGATACGGAAGGGCTTCTCAGCGCTCCACGGCTGCGTAAGCCAGCGCCAGGATGCATGGGGAGGTGGCAAAACGGACGGCCAGGCGACGGCCCGGCGAAGTGACCGCCTCGCCCTTTTCGAAATCGATGGCGATGTCCTCGAAACCCAACACGCGACCGTCGAGCGGGAACGACGCCTTGTAGGCCGCTTCCTTGACCGCGAACAGGATACGGCCGCCCAGCTTCGGATCGAGATCACCCAGGCGATCCTTCGGGGCGGCAACCATGGCCCTGAGGTCGTCGGGCAATGGCAAGGCGGGTTCGATGTCGACGCCGACGCTTCGCAGCGCGCCGGATCGCGCGACGACTGCTACGGCCATCGTGTCGTCATGCGCGATCGAGCCGACAATGCCGGCCGGCCAGATCGGGCTTCCCGATCGGCCGCGCAATATCGCGGGGTTCACGCATCCCAGACGCCGCAGCAATTCATGCGCGATGTGGCGGCCTGCCCCGGTGGCGGCGCGCGCGCCGGGTTCGCGCGTCGCCATGGAAGCGCTTTCCGCGGGCAGGATATATTGTTCGTCGCCGGCGAGGATATGACGGCAACCGGCGCTCAGGCCGGGCGGCGCGAGGCCGGCCAATGCCTGCTCGACGGTGTGTCGGATGCTTGCCGACATGCCTTGCGGCCGGGTTTTCAACGCTCTATCCGCCCCAGTTCGAGCGTGGCGATCATCTCGTCGTCTTCGTCCAGTCCTTGCTCGACGAAACCGAAGCCGGCGTAAAGCCGGCGCGCCGCCTCGTTCTCCGGTTCATAGCAGATCGCAACGCGGCGGATGTGGCCGAGCTTCGCGATCTCTTCCAGCGCCTTGCCGACAGCGGCGCGGCCGAGGCCCCTGCCTTGCTCGCGGCGGTCGATCATGAAGCGATAGATGATCGCTTCGTCATCGTCCTCGGGCGCGCTGTACATGAGGAATCCGACCACGCGCCCGGCGAAGACGACGGCGCGAGCGATCGCCTCGTCATCCTGCTTGGCCTCCGCCAGCGATTCGGCGTTGGAGGCGACGTACTCCTGCTGCTCCGGCAACAGTTCGAGCGCCAGTATCGCCGCCCGGTTGCCCTTGCCGACAGGCTCCAGGGTAACCAGCCGGTCGCTGATGCCGGCGCGGCGCGTCACGGGGCATGCCCGACTTCCATCGCGCGGGCGTCGATCGGCGTCACCACGCCATAGAGCTTCGCCGGGTTGCCGCGCCAGACCGTGTTCGGCTCCAGCACCTCGCCCTTCATGACGAAGCAGTCGACGTCGGCCACCGATCCCTCGCCCATCGTCACCGCGTAATGAACGAAAGCGGACGGCGCCAGCGTGCAGCCATTGCCGATGCGGATGTAGTCGGACTTGAACGCGCCTTCCTCCAGCGAGTGCGGCTGGATCACGCAGCCTTCGTTGAGCGTCACGTCGTCGCCGATCTCCACCAGCGACCGCTCGGTGATGATGCAGCCGCCGTCATAGAGGCGCAGCCCCACCTTCACGCCCAGCATGCGCAGGATCGGCGGCCGGAACGGGGTGCCGGTGAACAGGCCCATGATCGGTGAATCGGACAGCTTCCAGTGACGTTCGTGCCGCCAGAAAACCGGGTCGTAGATCGTCGCCATCCTGGGCTTCAGGCGGCGGAAGCCGAGGCTGGCGCGCTCGAGGAAGATATAGAACGGGATGCCGATCGCCGTGGTCAGCATCACCGCCACGAACAGTGCCGTCTGCCCCCACTCGGTATAGTAGTTCAGCGCGCGGTCCCAGATTGCGAGCGTCAGGAACAGGATCAGCCACTGCGCGGCCACGAACATCAGCGCAGTGACCAGATTGTGCAGGTTCTTCAGCGGCAGGCGGCGACTGCGCTCCTTGTCGGAGATCAATCCGAGAAGCTCCTTGTCGCGATTGACCATGCGCGGAATTTCGAAGGGTGGCGAGCCCAGGAGCCCGACATTCTCGCGCACGGGGCCGTCCACCGGCACGTGGACCTTGGTCCCGAGCAGGCAATTGTCGCCGACGCGGGAA
This region of Mesorhizobium sp. M2A.F.Ca.ET.046.03.2.1 genomic DNA includes:
- a CDS encoding NADH-quinone oxidoreductase subunit C, giving the protein MPALADLIEADRQVEHHAPWRRGVVAPKAWNLAVEQLVAGRWSLLGLWGEPDKVHMALLDEAQTIGVISLDCRGGRYPSVGQLHPPALRLERAAADLFGLAPQGLPDTRRWLDHGQWGISHPLAARPGGPAAASSYRFLAAEGESLHQIPVGPVHAGIIEPGHFRFTAGGETVVRLEERLGYVHKGIEALMQGASIDRAAKLAGRTSGDSTVAYSLAFARAVEAALGITPPGRAIWLRALMAELERLANHLGDIGAICNDAAFAIMHAHCGVLRERVLRAADAAFGHRLMRDRILPGGTASDLDEAGTDAIRSLIAEIRRRFPHLVELYDNTASLQDRTVATGRLKGELARQYAAGGYVGRASGRDFDARRSPGYAPYDELAFDVPVLQEGDVNARVWIRVREVEQSLSLVEQILGRLPAGPISVDIAAPEEPREGMALVEGFRGDILVWLRIGEDGLIERCHLRDPSWFQWPLLEAAIEGNIVADFPLCNKSFNCSYSGHDL
- a CDS encoding hydrogenase 4 subunit F; amino-acid sequence: MSGFSFDAVAAILFIPAGAAAILAAMPNYRMTATVNVIASLLTLLAALSLFVTERPAPGQYLLVDDLNIVFIVLNTFVGFTTSVFSASYIAHELETGRLTAPNLRFYHAMYQIMMFGMNLAFVSNNIGLMWVAVELATLTTVLMVGIYRTHEALEAAWKYFILGSVGIALALFGTILVYMAAQPVVGEGTNAMVWSVLIEKAARFDPALLSVAFIFLLLGYGTKVGLAPLHAWLPDAHAEGPTPISAVLSGLLLNVALYAVLRFKLLLAASPQAIGPGPLMVTMGLTSLIFAAFMLYRRRDIKRLFAYSSIEHMGIIVFAFGMGGPLANFAGLLHMVMHSLTKSAIFFAVGHIAQVKGTQKISEIRGLTESHPGLGWALVIGVVAIAGLPPLGIFMSEFLVVSSTFARHPWLAVPLVFGLLIAFGALLLRLTGVAFGEPRGGMAPVEASYVPMYSHLALVFAAGIYLPAPLVAWFQHVAGILG
- a CDS encoding hydrogenase-4 component E, encoding MNGLTFDIAHLLAGSLVLISFMMLYQDRLFALINVFALHAVVLALSVAWQAYIQDAHHLYITAAIALVFKAIVIPVGLHRIIQRLGIHRDIETAVGIGPTMLAGIGLVTLSMVLMLRVTPEADPLAREDLAFALSIILLGLLVMVTRRNAVSQVVGFMSLENGLVLAATGAKGMPLVVEISVAFSILIAFIVIGVFLFRIRERFDSVDIGALDDYRGERR
- a CDS encoding NADH-quinone oxidoreductase subunit H, whose translation is MAMISQLAVQGAQMLVVLLLAPLLIGFVRKVKARLVRRQGSSLIQPYRDLVRLMRKEVVLADNASWLFRVTPYLIFAATWVAAALVPTFATGLEFSWTADLIVIVALLGSARFFQALAGMDVGTSFGGLGASREVMIASLAEPAMLLTVFSLALLAGATQLSTVAAFMGSPQVGLRVSLGMSLIALVMVAIAENARIPVDNPATHLELTMVHEAMILEYSGRHLAMIELATFLKLLLYMSLIACVFLPWGLDSGGTGPKSLAIGAAAYLCKLTVLAILLAVFETAVAKMRVFRVPDFLGAALMLALLGTLLLFVSRSL
- the hyfB gene encoding hydrogenase 4 subunit B, which codes for MNSTVALLLCGPAAFLATAIMAAAASRLAAATRLVYGATLVISAVLLATAAGHLAGNPGEASATLPLGLPWTGARFRLDGLSAFFLVVVNLGGTITSLYGLGYGRHESQPHRVLPFYPAFLAGMNLVVLANDAFSFLLSWEFMSLASWALVMAHHRDEANRRAGYIYLVMASFGTMALLLAFGLLAGPAGTYAFDAMRTAHPGPFVAGAVLVLMLLGAGSKAGLVPLHAWLPLAHPAAPSHVSALMSGIMTKVAIYGFVRVVFDLLGEPAWWSGVAVLLIGGVTAVLGILHALMEKDLKRLLAYSTIENIGVIFASLGLALAFKANGMPSAAALAFTAALFHVLNHSFFKSLLFFGAGAVLTATGERDMEKLGGLIHRLPVTSFVFLIGCVSISALPPFNGFASEWLVFQAILRSPELPQWGLKVIVPAVGGMLALSAALAAACFVKAFGITFLGRGRSAAVERAHEVDRWSLAAMAVLAAFCLLAGILPGFVIDSLSTVTLPLVGERMPVQMAQPWLSIVPIAESRSSYNGLLVFVFITISASLAAFFIHRFASHALRRGIAWGCGFPDAVPAAQYTAVSFAQPIRRVFDGFAFRSRETVDMPAPGALEPARLKVEMHDVAWEIFYQPITGAIDFATERLNHLQFLTIRRYLTLVFLYLVILLLVLALWP
- a CDS encoding helix-turn-helix transcriptional regulator — protein: MITAPQLRAARSLLGIDQRRLAELSGLSVPTIQRMEASGSIIRGNVDSLMKLIAALEISGIELIGEGAASPGGGRGVRLKSGFDPAKAPEPDGGQVESGGSQP
- a CDS encoding 4'-phosphopantetheinyl transferase superfamily protein codes for the protein MSASIRHTVEQALAGLAPPGLSAGCRHILAGDEQYILPAESASMATREPGARAATGAGRHIAHELLRRLGCVNPAILRGRSGSPIWPAGIVGSIAHDDTMAVAVVARSGALRSVGVDIEPALPLPDDLRAMVAAPKDRLGDLDPKLGGRILFAVKEAAYKASFPLDGRVLGFEDIAIDFEKGEAVTSPGRRLAVRFATSPCILALAYAAVER
- a CDS encoding GNAT family N-acetyltransferase, giving the protein MTRRAGISDRLVTLEPVGKGNRAAILALELLPEQQEYVASNAESLAEAKQDDEAIARAVVFAGRVVGFLMYSAPEDDDEAIIYRFMIDRREQGRGLGRAAVGKALEEIAKLGHIRRVAICYEPENEAARRLYAGFGFVEQGLDEDDEMIATLELGRIER